The following coding sequences lie in one Klebsiella huaxiensis genomic window:
- a CDS encoding amidohydrolase family protein: MNRDNSRREFLSQSGKMVTAAALFGGAVPAAYAANSQTPASTCENKSINRIANNHYYLDNVLLESGFEYENGVAVHTRTERQTLEIRDGKIAALLSNKNHPDTALPHYDAGGKLMLPAMRDMHIHLDKTFYGGPWRSLNRPAGTTIQDMIKLEQKLLPELQPYTQAHAEKLIDLIQSKGSTIARSHCNIEPVSGLKNLENLQAVLARRQADFACEIVAFPQHGLLLSKSEPLVREAMQAGAHYVGGLDPTSVDGAMEKSLDTMFQIALDYYKGVDIHLHETSPAGIAAVNYMVETVEKTPQLKGKLTISHAFALAMMNEQQVDEIATRMAAQQITIASTVPIGTLHMPLKQLRDKGVFVMTGTDSVIDHWSPYGLGDMLEKANLYAQLYIRPNEQTLSRSLAIATGNVLPLNDKGERVWPRAQDEASFVLVDASCSAEAVARISPRAATFHKGNMVWGSVG; the protein is encoded by the coding sequence ATGAATAGAGACAATAGCCGTCGGGAGTTTCTCAGCCAGAGCGGTAAGATGGTCACCGCTGCCGCTCTGTTCGGTGGTGCGGTTCCGGCCGCCTATGCCGCGAACAGCCAGACTCCGGCGAGCACCTGCGAAAATAAAAGCATCAATCGCATCGCCAACAACCACTACTATCTCGACAACGTCCTGCTGGAAAGCGGCTTTGAGTATGAGAACGGGGTTGCGGTGCACACCCGCACTGAACGGCAAACGCTGGAGATTCGCGACGGCAAAATTGCGGCGCTGTTAAGTAATAAAAACCATCCCGATACCGCCCTTCCCCACTATGACGCAGGTGGCAAGCTGATGCTGCCGGCGATGCGCGATATGCATATTCACCTGGATAAAACCTTCTACGGTGGCCCGTGGCGATCGCTGAACCGCCCGGCGGGCACCACGATTCAGGATATGATCAAGCTGGAGCAGAAGCTGCTGCCCGAGCTACAGCCTTACACGCAAGCGCATGCCGAAAAACTGATCGACCTGATCCAGTCCAAAGGCTCCACCATCGCCCGCAGCCACTGCAATATTGAGCCAGTCTCCGGGCTGAAAAATCTCGAAAATCTTCAGGCGGTGCTGGCGCGACGTCAGGCGGATTTTGCGTGTGAGATCGTCGCCTTTCCACAGCATGGGCTGCTGCTGTCGAAATCTGAACCGCTGGTGCGTGAAGCGATGCAGGCCGGCGCACACTATGTTGGTGGGCTGGATCCGACCAGCGTCGACGGCGCGATGGAGAAATCGCTCGATACCATGTTCCAGATTGCGCTCGATTACTATAAAGGCGTCGATATTCACCTGCACGAGACTAGCCCGGCGGGCATAGCGGCGGTGAATTATATGGTGGAAACCGTCGAGAAAACACCGCAGTTGAAAGGCAAGCTAACCATCAGCCACGCCTTCGCGCTGGCGATGATGAATGAGCAGCAGGTAGATGAAATCGCCACGCGTATGGCGGCGCAGCAAATCACCATTGCCTCCACCGTGCCCATCGGCACGCTGCATATGCCGCTCAAACAGCTGCGTGATAAAGGCGTCTTTGTGATGACCGGTACCGATAGCGTTATCGATCACTGGTCGCCGTATGGCCTCGGCGACATGCTGGAAAAAGCTAACCTTTACGCCCAGCTCTATATTCGCCCCAATGAGCAGACGCTGTCGCGTTCGCTGGCCATCGCCACCGGCAACGTGCTGCCGCTCAATGATAAGGGCGAGCGCGTCTGGCCCAGGGCGCAGGATGAAGCCAGCTTCGTGCTGGTTGACGCTTCCTGTTCCGCCGAGGCGGTGGCGCGAATTTCGCCGCGTGCCGCGACCTTCCATAAAGGCAATATGGTGTGGGGCAGCGTCGGATAA
- the lysS gene encoding lysine--tRNA ligase, with product MSEQQAQGADEAIDLNNELKTRREKLAALREQGVAFPNDFRRDHTSDQLHAEFDGKDNDELTSLSVDVSVAGRMMTRRIMGKASFVTLQDVGGRIQLYVARDDLPEGVYNEQFKKWDLGDIIAARGKLFKTQTGELSIHCTELRLLTKALRPLPDKFHGLQDQEARYRQRYLDLISNEESRHTFKVRSQILATMRQFMVARGFMEVETPMMQVIPGGASARPFITHHNALDLDMYLRIAPELYLKRLVVGGFERVFEINRNFRNEGISVRHNPEFTMMELYMAYADYKDLIELTESLFRTLAQTVLGKTEVPYGDQMFDFGKPFEKLTMREAIKKYRPETEMADLDNFDAAKALAESIGIHVEKSWGLGRIVTEIFDEVAEAHLIQPTFITEYPAEVSPLARRNDVNPEITDRFEFFIGGREIGNGFSELNDAEDQAQRFLDQVNAKAAGDDEAMFYDEDYVTALEYGLPPTAGLGIGIDRMVMLFTNSHTIRDVILFPAMRPVK from the coding sequence ATGTCTGAACAACAAGCACAAGGTGCCGATGAGGCAATTGACCTTAATAATGAACTGAAAACCCGTCGTGAAAAACTGGCCGCGCTGCGCGAGCAGGGCGTGGCGTTCCCGAACGATTTTCGTCGCGACCATACCTCTGACCAGCTCCATGCTGAATTCGATGGTAAGGACAACGACGAACTCACTTCTCTGAGCGTCGACGTCTCCGTTGCTGGCCGCATGATGACTCGCCGTATCATGGGGAAAGCCTCCTTCGTCACCTTACAGGACGTTGGCGGTCGCATTCAGCTATACGTTGCCCGCGACGACCTGCCGGAAGGCGTCTATAACGAGCAGTTTAAAAAATGGGACCTCGGCGACATCATCGCCGCGCGCGGTAAACTGTTTAAAACCCAGACCGGCGAACTCTCCATTCACTGCACCGAGCTGCGCCTGCTGACCAAAGCCCTGCGTCCGCTGCCGGACAAATTCCACGGCCTGCAGGATCAGGAAGCGCGCTACCGTCAGCGTTATCTCGATCTGATCTCCAACGAAGAGTCGCGCCACACCTTTAAGGTGCGCTCGCAGATCCTCGCGACTATGCGTCAATTTATGGTCGCGCGCGGCTTTATGGAAGTGGAAACCCCGATGATGCAGGTGATCCCCGGCGGCGCTTCGGCGCGTCCGTTTATCACCCATCATAATGCCCTCGATCTGGACATGTATCTGCGCATCGCGCCGGAGCTATACCTGAAACGGCTGGTGGTTGGCGGCTTCGAACGGGTTTTCGAGATCAACCGTAACTTTCGTAACGAAGGGATCTCCGTACGCCATAACCCTGAGTTCACCATGATGGAACTCTATATGGCGTATGCGGATTACAAGGATCTGATCGAACTGACCGAGTCGCTGTTCCGCACGCTGGCGCAGACCGTACTGGGTAAAACCGAAGTGCCGTACGGCGACCAGATGTTCGACTTCGGCAAGCCGTTTGAAAAACTGACCATGCGCGAAGCGATTAAGAAATACCGTCCGGAAACTGAGATGGCGGATTTGGATAACTTCGACGCGGCGAAAGCGCTGGCGGAATCCATCGGCATTCATGTCGAGAAAAGTTGGGGACTGGGGCGTATCGTCACCGAGATCTTCGACGAAGTGGCAGAAGCGCACCTGATCCAGCCGACCTTTATCACCGAGTATCCGGCAGAAGTTTCGCCGCTGGCGCGCCGCAACGATGTGAACCCGGAAATCACCGATCGCTTCGAGTTCTTTATCGGCGGGCGTGAAATCGGCAACGGTTTTAGCGAGCTGAACGATGCCGAAGACCAGGCGCAGCGTTTCCTCGATCAGGTTAACGCCAAAGCGGCGGGGGATGACGAAGCGATGTTCTACGACGAAGACTACGTCACCGCGCTGGAATATGGCCTGCCACCGACCGCCGGTCTGGGAATTGGTATTGACCGTATGGTGATGCTGTTTACTAACAGCCATACCATTCGCGATGTGATCCTGTTCCCGGCCATGCGTCCGGTGAAATAA